A window of the Alnus glutinosa chromosome 4, dhAlnGlut1.1, whole genome shotgun sequence genome harbors these coding sequences:
- the LOC133865499 gene encoding uncharacterized protein LOC133865499 isoform X1: MSQTTWHKICESFANEDWKRKSLRNKANRSMLKTNHTSGSRSFISHRHSKKRQTGVEPKVIDFYKTSHTKKDGSFVTPLCEKRYNLMQEMLVDEEVVLNEDEIFTQVLGGKRSGHVRGMGKYVIPTPSSSHSRYGTQVNLELKETKLEVTKLSDQLLEKERTRDQQIEEMQNESNRRIDEIQKEANRHVEEIQKESKRQYDLLLSRILGAQGHNFAQFDGQG, encoded by the exons ATGTCACAAACCACGTGGCATAAGATATGTGAATCATTTGCCAACGAAGATTGGAAGCGTAAGTCCTTACGTAATAAGGCGAATAGATCGATGCTGAAGACCAATCACACATCCGGGTCTAGATCTTTTATTAGTCATCGACATAGTAAG AAGAGACAAACTGGGGTGGAACCTAAGGTAATTGACTTTTATAAGACCTCTCACACAAAGAAAGATGGGTCATTTGTGACTCCGCTGTGTGAAAAACGATAc AATTTGATGCAAGAAATGTTGGTTGACGAAGAAGTTGTCTTAAATGAAGATGAAATATTTACACAAGTTCTTGGTGGGAAACGTTCTGGCCATGTTAGAGGGATGGGAAAATATGTCATACCTACCCCATCCTCTTCACATTCACGATATGGCACCCAAGTCAACCTTGAGTTAAAGGAAACAAAGCTCGAAGTGACCAAGTTGTCAGATCAattattggaaaaagaaagaacaagagatCAACAAATAGAAGAAATGCAAAATGAGTCAAATCGACGTATCGATGAGATTCAAAAAGAAGCAAACCGACATGTTGAGGAGATTCAGAAAGAATCAAAGCGCCAATATGATCTTCTATTGTCACGTATTTTAG GAGCACAAGGTCATAATTTTGCTCAATTTGATGGGCAAGGTTAA
- the LOC133865499 gene encoding uncharacterized protein LOC133865499 isoform X2, whose amino-acid sequence MSQTTWHKICESFANEDWKRKSLRNKANRSMLKTNHTSGSRSFISHRHSKRQTGVEPKVIDFYKTSHTKKDGSFVTPLCEKRYNLMQEMLVDEEVVLNEDEIFTQVLGGKRSGHVRGMGKYVIPTPSSSHSRYGTQVNLELKETKLEVTKLSDQLLEKERTRDQQIEEMQNESNRRIDEIQKEANRHVEEIQKESKRQYDLLLSRILGAQGHNFAQFDGQG is encoded by the exons ATGTCACAAACCACGTGGCATAAGATATGTGAATCATTTGCCAACGAAGATTGGAAGCGTAAGTCCTTACGTAATAAGGCGAATAGATCGATGCTGAAGACCAATCACACATCCGGGTCTAGATCTTTTATTAGTCATCGACATAGTAAG AGACAAACTGGGGTGGAACCTAAGGTAATTGACTTTTATAAGACCTCTCACACAAAGAAAGATGGGTCATTTGTGACTCCGCTGTGTGAAAAACGATAc AATTTGATGCAAGAAATGTTGGTTGACGAAGAAGTTGTCTTAAATGAAGATGAAATATTTACACAAGTTCTTGGTGGGAAACGTTCTGGCCATGTTAGAGGGATGGGAAAATATGTCATACCTACCCCATCCTCTTCACATTCACGATATGGCACCCAAGTCAACCTTGAGTTAAAGGAAACAAAGCTCGAAGTGACCAAGTTGTCAGATCAattattggaaaaagaaagaacaagagatCAACAAATAGAAGAAATGCAAAATGAGTCAAATCGACGTATCGATGAGATTCAAAAAGAAGCAAACCGACATGTTGAGGAGATTCAGAAAGAATCAAAGCGCCAATATGATCTTCTATTGTCACGTATTTTAG GAGCACAAGGTCATAATTTTGCTCAATTTGATGGGCAAGGTTAA